One region of Psychrobacter sp. DAB_AL43B genomic DNA includes:
- a CDS encoding BCCT family transporter — protein sequence MKSKSSRSTILLPVFVPAAAIMLLLVIGTAVNPEAAGELFSTVLNFVTDTFGWFYMLAVAIFLMFIIFLAFSPYGSIKLGPDHAEAEYKFLEWFAMLFSAGYGIALLFYGVAEPVIHFASPPLSTPQTIEAAKEAMQIAYFHWGFHIWAIYGVVGVSLAYFSFRHGLPLSIRSTLYPLIGDKIYGPIGHTVDVFAIVGTMFGIATSLGLSVSQINAGLNYLLPDMIPVSNTVQVIIIALVTAAALISVLAGMDKGVKRLSILNMVLATALMLFVFVVGPTIFILNAFMENTGSYLGNIVERTFSLQAYQSSDWIGSWTLFIFAWTIAWAPFVGLFIAKISRGRTIREFVLGVMLVPTLFTFFWFSVFGDTALHMIMVDGYESLITEVQNNQAIALFKLLENLPFTQIVSSLTVLLIITFFVTSSDSGSLVIDSLAAGGRSDTPWWQRTFWVVTEGAVAAALLIAGGLTALQTAAIVSALPFAVIILISIFGMWRALRIEGHRNQSLDNDNRIPPHLLKPSAWRERIDYMADQPTRDKVLSYIKETIMPSMVEVSEKFTETGWTTHVNYDAINNRAVLELQRGDGVEFWYEVRLSEHDTPDYYTEEGADKLPQQHDHRAEVYLRRGGQTYDLYGYESESVINDIIDQFEKYLHFVNVSPDILPWRMQEHDDDITLEQGSVFDK from the coding sequence ATGAAGAGTAAGTCATCCCGTTCCACCATTTTATTGCCAGTATTTGTACCGGCAGCAGCCATTATGCTGCTATTAGTGATCGGCACTGCGGTTAATCCCGAAGCAGCTGGCGAGCTATTTAGTACCGTACTGAATTTTGTCACCGATACTTTCGGTTGGTTTTATATGTTGGCCGTGGCCATATTTTTAATGTTTATTATCTTTCTAGCATTTTCACCTTATGGCAGTATTAAATTAGGCCCCGATCATGCTGAAGCTGAGTATAAGTTTCTTGAATGGTTTGCTATGTTGTTTTCGGCAGGTTATGGCATAGCCTTGCTATTCTACGGAGTAGCAGAGCCGGTGATACACTTTGCTAGTCCACCGTTATCGACACCGCAAACCATTGAGGCTGCCAAAGAAGCGATGCAAATTGCTTATTTTCATTGGGGCTTTCATATTTGGGCGATTTATGGAGTGGTAGGCGTGTCATTGGCGTATTTCTCCTTTCGTCATGGGCTACCGTTGTCGATACGCTCAACATTATATCCATTGATCGGTGATAAAATTTATGGTCCTATCGGTCATACCGTAGATGTGTTTGCGATTGTGGGCACGATGTTCGGTATCGCGACCAGTTTAGGTCTGTCGGTATCGCAAATTAATGCCGGCTTAAACTATCTGCTACCAGATATGATTCCGGTTAGTAACACGGTTCAGGTGATTATTATTGCGCTGGTTACAGCGGCCGCTCTAATATCGGTGTTAGCGGGGATGGATAAAGGCGTGAAGCGGCTGTCTATTCTAAATATGGTATTGGCAACCGCGCTGATGCTGTTTGTATTTGTTGTTGGTCCGACCATATTTATTCTTAATGCCTTTATGGAAAATACGGGCAGTTATTTAGGTAATATCGTAGAGCGTACCTTTAGCTTGCAAGCGTATCAATCGAGTGATTGGATCGGTAGTTGGACACTATTTATCTTTGCATGGACGATCGCATGGGCGCCATTTGTCGGTCTATTTATCGCCAAAATTAGCCGTGGTCGTACCATTCGGGAGTTTGTGTTAGGTGTGATGTTGGTGCCGACCTTGTTTACTTTCTTTTGGTTTTCAGTATTCGGTGATACTGCGCTACATATGATTATGGTCGATGGCTATGAATCGCTGATTACTGAAGTACAAAATAACCAAGCGATTGCGTTATTTAAACTATTAGAGAACTTACCATTTACTCAGATTGTCTCATCATTGACGGTGCTATTAATTATTACCTTCTTTGTAACCTCATCGGATTCAGGTTCATTGGTTATTGACTCTTTGGCAGCCGGTGGACGTAGTGATACACCATGGTGGCAGCGCACGTTTTGGGTGGTCACTGAAGGGGCAGTAGCAGCTGCTCTCCTTATAGCCGGTGGTCTTACAGCGCTACAAACAGCAGCTATTGTCAGCGCGTTACCGTTTGCCGTTATTATATTAATTTCGATATTTGGTATGTGGCGCGCGCTACGTATTGAAGGGCATCGTAACCAGAGCCTAGATAACGATAATAGAATCCCGCCACATCTGCTCAAGCCATCCGCATGGCGTGAGCGCATTGACTATATGGCCGATCAGCCAACTCGCGATAAAGTCTTGAGCTATATCAAAGAGACTATTATGCCTTCGATGGTAGAAGTCTCAGAGAAATTTACAGAAACTGGTTGGACGACTCATGTCAATTACGATGCAATTAATAATCGTGCGGTACTAGAGCTGCAACGCGGCGATGGTGTTGAGTTTTGGTATGAGGTACGTTTGTCTGAGCATGACACACCGGATTATTACACTGAAGAGGGCGCTGATAAATTACCACAACAGCATGATCATCGCGCTGAAGTATATCTGCGCCGTGGTGGCCAGACTTATGATTTATATGGTTATGAGTCTGAATCAGTGATTAATGACATTATTGATCAATTTGAAAAATATCTACACTTCGTTAATGTTTCGCCGGATATTTTACCTTGGCGTATGCAAGAACATGATGATGATATTACCTTAGAGCAGGGCAGTGTGTTTGATAAGTAG
- a CDS encoding ATP-binding cassette domain-containing protein: protein MNHIQLENISKIYNASNAQAQSALALLAEGMDSIAVKEQTGYSVGLYDINLNIKAGELHCIMGLSGSGKSTLIRHINRLIDPTSGKIWVDTAINTKPATDALETVNSPSAINILELDDKGLQQYRQQTVSMVFQHFGLVPHMTVIQNVAYGLRVRKMSARARHEIARHWLNEVGLSNLEQSYPDELSGGMQQRVGLARALATDNPILLMDEAFSALDPLIRAQLQDQLLELQERLHKTIVFITHDIDEAVKVGQRISILNGGRLVQTGTSSDLRHHPADDYVKQFMRAKN, encoded by the coding sequence ATGAATCATATCCAGCTAGAGAATATTAGTAAGATATATAATGCCAGTAACGCACAAGCACAGTCTGCATTAGCCTTGCTAGCTGAGGGTATGGATAGTATTGCGGTAAAGGAACAAACGGGCTATTCGGTCGGCCTTTATGATATCAATTTAAACATTAAGGCGGGCGAGTTACATTGTATTATGGGGCTGTCAGGTTCTGGTAAATCGACATTGATACGGCATATCAATCGCTTGATTGATCCAACCAGCGGCAAAATATGGGTCGATACGGCTATTAATACCAAACCCGCTACTGATGCATTAGAAACTGTAAATTCTCCATCTGCTATAAATATTTTAGAGCTTGATGATAAAGGCTTGCAGCAATATCGCCAGCAAACGGTCAGTATGGTATTTCAACACTTTGGCTTAGTACCACATATGACAGTCATACAGAACGTTGCTTATGGTTTACGTGTACGAAAAATGAGCGCGCGCGCGCGCCATGAGATTGCCCGGCACTGGCTTAATGAAGTTGGGCTTTCAAACTTGGAGCAAAGCTATCCTGACGAGCTGTCAGGTGGTATGCAGCAGCGCGTCGGGCTGGCTCGTGCTCTGGCGACAGACAATCCAATATTACTCATGGATGAAGCGTTCTCTGCGCTTGACCCGCTTATTCGTGCCCAATTGCAAGATCAATTGCTAGAGTTACAAGAGCGTCTGCATAAAACGATTGTCTTTATTACTCATGATATTGATGAAGCCGTTAAAGTAGGTCAGCGTATCAGTATTTTAAATGGAGGACGCTTGGTACAAACAGGGACGTCAAGTGATTTGCGCCACCATCCTGCCGATGACTACGTCAAACAATTCATGCGTGCTAAAAATTAA
- a CDS encoding SDR family NAD(P)-dependent oxidoreductase has protein sequence MANPSKKEIIKAVKDKHIIITGASSGIGERTAFLLSECGAHVILLARTEDKLKAVKERIKELGGKASYYPCDLTNMDAIETVSAQILADFGHVDVLVNNAGRSIRRSVHESTDRFHDFERTMDINYFGAVKIILGFLPTMIERQTGQIVNISSIGVLANSPRFAAYVASKSALDAFSRCLAAEVKGDNVTITNIFMPLVRTPMIEPTKLYRYMPALMPDEAAMMVAKAIVHKPNSIASNMGKFASATYSLAPAINVGIQSIGYRIFPSTRAGLTTDKKPNLAQRAFARILPGEHH, from the coding sequence ATGGCCAATCCCTCAAAAAAAGAAATCATTAAAGCGGTCAAAGATAAGCACATTATTATCACAGGGGCATCAAGCGGTATTGGTGAGCGTACAGCCTTTTTACTCAGTGAATGCGGTGCTCATGTTATCTTATTGGCACGTACTGAAGATAAGCTAAAAGCCGTTAAAGAACGTATTAAGGAGCTTGGTGGTAAGGCCAGTTATTATCCTTGTGATTTGACCAATATGGATGCTATTGAAACAGTCAGCGCGCAAATTTTGGCTGATTTCGGTCATGTTGATGTATTAGTAAATAATGCCGGTCGTTCGATTCGCCGTTCGGTTCACGAGTCTACTGATCGTTTCCATGATTTTGAGCGCACTATGGATATTAATTACTTTGGTGCCGTCAAAATCATCCTTGGGTTTTTGCCGACGATGATTGAACGTCAGACTGGTCAAATTGTTAATATCTCATCGATTGGTGTATTGGCAAATAGTCCGCGTTTTGCTGCCTATGTTGCATCGAAATCGGCATTGGACGCCTTTAGCCGTTGCCTCGCCGCTGAAGTAAAAGGTGATAATGTGACGATAACTAATATATTCATGCCATTGGTGCGTACGCCGATGATTGAGCCGACTAAACTATATCGTTATATGCCCGCGCTTATGCCTGATGAAGCGGCGATGATGGTTGCAAAGGCGATTGTTCATAAACCAAACAGTATCGCTAGCAACATGGGTAAATTTGCTTCTGCTACTTATTCATTAGCACCAGCGATCAACGTTGGTATTCAATCGATAGGCTATCGTATTTTCCCAAGCACCCGCGCTGGTCTAACTACTGATAAAAAACCAAACCTTGCGCAGCGTGCCTTTGCCAGAATCTTACCTGGTGAGCACCATTAG
- the dusB gene encoding tRNA dihydrouridine synthase DusB: MSIDSPVLPLSLPVSDHPLLQPLVIGGLTIENRLIVAPMAGVTDNPFRRLCKSFGAGHAVSEMIIADTALYARKKSLYRANFDNEIAPISAQIAGAEPDKLAEAARYQIDNGAQIIDINMGCPAKKVCRKLAGSALLQDEDLVARLLDAAVNAVDAPVTLKTRLGYENGRENILRVAKRAEQAGIAAIAIHGRTREDMYTGEARYELIREVKESISIPVIANGDIDSAQKAQRVYDLTGCDAVMIGRAAQGQPWIFRDIEHFLRTGENLDAPSVSEIKEIVLAHLEELYGFYGEYSGCRIARKHIAWYTTGIPNSNAFRQAMYGEESTAGQFRVVEDFLHAHE; this comes from the coding sequence ATGTCTATTGATTCTCCTGTTTTACCTTTGTCTTTGCCTGTCTCAGATCACCCTTTATTGCAGCCATTAGTGATTGGCGGCTTGACGATTGAAAACCGTCTGATAGTCGCACCGATGGCTGGCGTGACGGATAATCCGTTCCGCAGATTGTGTAAATCGTTTGGTGCTGGTCATGCAGTCAGCGAGATGATTATCGCTGATACGGCACTGTATGCGCGCAAAAAATCGCTATACCGTGCCAACTTTGATAATGAGATAGCGCCTATTTCTGCGCAGATAGCGGGCGCTGAACCTGATAAGTTAGCAGAAGCGGCTCGTTATCAGATTGATAATGGCGCGCAAATTATTGATATCAATATGGGCTGTCCAGCCAAAAAAGTCTGCCGTAAGCTGGCAGGTTCGGCATTATTGCAAGATGAGGATTTGGTAGCGCGTTTATTGGATGCTGCTGTCAATGCTGTTGATGCACCCGTTACTTTAAAAACGCGATTGGGCTATGAGAATGGACGTGAGAATATCCTGCGTGTAGCAAAGCGAGCTGAGCAAGCTGGTATTGCGGCGATTGCCATTCATGGACGCACGCGCGAAGATATGTACACCGGAGAGGCACGCTATGAGCTGATACGTGAGGTCAAAGAAAGCATTAGTATTCCAGTAATCGCCAATGGCGATATTGATAGTGCGCAAAAAGCGCAGCGTGTCTATGATTTGACCGGTTGTGATGCGGTGATGATTGGACGCGCTGCCCAAGGTCAACCGTGGATATTTCGTGATATTGAACATTTTTTACGTACGGGTGAAAACCTTGATGCACCTAGCGTAAGCGAGATAAAAGAAATTGTACTGGCGCATTTAGAGGAGCTTTACGGTTTTTATGGTGAATACTCAGGCTGCCGAATTGCTCGCAAGCATATTGCCTGGTATACCACAGGTATTCCCAACTCTAATGCTTTTCGCCAAGCCATGTATGGTGAAGAAAGCACCGCTGGTCAGTTTCGGGTAGTCGAGGATTTTTTACACGCTCACGAATAA
- a CDS encoding HIT family protein — protein sequence MSQVSQQTAYDDNNIFAKMLNGDIPYHKVYEDDKTLAFMDIMPQAEGHVLVIPKQKAVDLADLEPEYAAAVLMTCKKIMQAQRQVFKREGIIQMQLNGSEAGQTVFHYHVHLIPSSIHELGKHAIKMANQDELAEQAQQLAAIINA from the coding sequence ATGAGTCAAGTCAGTCAACAGACCGCTTACGATGACAACAACATTTTTGCCAAAATGCTAAACGGTGATATTCCATATCATAAGGTTTATGAAGACGATAAAACCCTCGCTTTTATGGACATCATGCCGCAAGCAGAAGGGCATGTATTGGTCATCCCTAAGCAAAAAGCGGTTGACTTGGCTGATCTTGAGCCTGAGTACGCAGCAGCTGTTTTGATGACTTGTAAAAAAATTATGCAGGCCCAGCGTCAAGTGTTTAAACGTGAAGGTATTATTCAAATGCAGTTAAATGGTTCTGAAGCGGGACAGACCGTTTTTCATTACCATGTGCACCTGATTCCCTCTAGTATCCATGAATTAGGTAAGCATGCCATCAAGATGGCCAATCAAGACGAATTGGCAGAGCAGGCTCAGCAGTTGGCAGCTATTATTAACGCTTGA
- a CDS encoding ribonuclease E inhibitor RraB, with protein sequence MNKELPNDDTGNALQRLKDDGTDLTKMIEMDFFISVPSESFGILIIEKIKEALPNATFDIEEEEDFTCYCKISMIPSYDDVVETESLLNAIAKPYGGYIDGFGSFGN encoded by the coding sequence ATGAATAAAGAACTACCGAATGATGATACTGGGAATGCATTGCAAAGATTAAAAGATGATGGAACAGATTTGACAAAAATGATTGAAATGGATTTTTTTATCTCAGTACCATCTGAGAGTTTTGGAATTTTAATAATAGAAAAAATTAAGGAAGCTTTACCAAATGCTACTTTCGACATTGAAGAAGAAGAAGATTTTACATGCTATTGCAAAATATCCATGATTCCTAGCTATGATGATGTAGTAGAAACTGAATCATTACTGAATGCTATAGCAAAGCCGTATGGTGGTTATATAGATGGTTTTGGATCTTTTGGTAATTAA
- a CDS encoding glycine betaine ABC transporter substrate-binding protein, giving the protein MRQWIAFSLLLISSLLLSPPVSAALPTCDTPIKFGALTWESGQFTTGVLKYIAESGYGCQVTEVPGAGPALETALSQNDIQVIGEQWVGRSPIMEQAIAQNKVAVIGDTLKGGATQGWYVPKYVLDENPGLRGYQDLPKYAELFKDPENPGKSRFMNCPSGWTCEIFNTRLLKNTGLDSVFNNAHPGTGAALDAEIASAFEQHKPLLFYYWQPTGLMAKYDFAVLEFAAYKDECWQDLLLADGISACVSGFPVSPLGIAVSTPFIAANPELADVFKKVQFTSDELNGAILEMSESKRSGEEQALAFLRDNPNVWQEWVSNEAAKNLAAKLGISLTGATIATDTTVSNTNSLGLSSKFFPSWSLETPLNKALASVVQNYGDVFRAISTMALTYLLIPIERLLTIIPPWLIIALVTVLAWFGVRKIWFALACGAGLFLIGAFGLWGALIDTLALLIVSVLVTVVIGIPIGIAMSGSKLLRKIVTPILDVMQTMPSFVYLIPVLMLFGIGKVPALFATVIYALPPLIRLTTLGITQVNHEMVEAGRSFGSSHLQLLIWIKLPQALPSIMAGINQAVMMSLAMVVLASMIGAPGLGEDVLQSIQTLNIGQGLQAGTAIVIVAIIIDRITQAFGQGKRARQKTIDAGKHPIG; this is encoded by the coding sequence GTGCGCCAATGGATTGCATTTAGCTTATTGCTCATAAGCTCGCTATTACTGTCTCCACCAGTATCAGCCGCCTTGCCAACTTGTGACACGCCGATTAAGTTTGGAGCGCTAACGTGGGAGAGTGGACAGTTCACCACGGGTGTACTCAAATATATCGCTGAGAGTGGTTACGGCTGTCAAGTAACAGAAGTGCCCGGTGCAGGTCCGGCGCTTGAAACGGCATTGTCACAAAATGATATCCAAGTCATTGGTGAACAATGGGTTGGACGTTCCCCAATCATGGAGCAAGCCATTGCCCAGAATAAGGTCGCAGTGATTGGCGATACGCTGAAAGGCGGGGCGACTCAAGGTTGGTACGTTCCTAAGTATGTGCTGGATGAAAACCCTGGATTGCGCGGCTATCAGGACCTACCTAAATACGCTGAGCTTTTTAAGGATCCTGAAAACCCTGGTAAGTCACGCTTTATGAATTGTCCATCTGGTTGGACATGTGAGATTTTTAATACTCGCCTTCTCAAAAATACCGGTTTGGACAGTGTGTTTAATAATGCGCATCCAGGTACGGGTGCTGCTCTCGATGCGGAGATTGCCTCCGCTTTTGAGCAGCATAAACCGCTATTGTTCTATTATTGGCAGCCTACTGGTTTAATGGCAAAATATGATTTTGCAGTGTTAGAATTTGCAGCTTATAAAGATGAGTGCTGGCAAGACTTGCTACTCGCTGATGGCATATCTGCTTGTGTTTCTGGATTCCCTGTATCACCTCTAGGTATCGCTGTATCTACTCCGTTTATCGCTGCCAATCCTGAGCTGGCGGATGTTTTCAAAAAAGTACAGTTTACCTCTGATGAGCTCAATGGCGCTATCTTGGAGATGAGTGAAAGTAAGCGTAGCGGGGAGGAGCAAGCGTTGGCGTTTTTGCGTGACAACCCAAATGTGTGGCAAGAATGGGTATCGAATGAGGCGGCCAAGAACCTTGCTGCTAAGTTAGGTATTAGCTTAACAGGCGCTACTATCGCTACTGATACAACAGTATCTAATACGAACTCATTAGGCTTATCATCAAAGTTCTTCCCCTCATGGTCACTTGAGACGCCACTTAATAAGGCACTAGCAAGCGTCGTACAAAATTACGGTGACGTATTCCGTGCTATTAGTACGATGGCGCTAACGTATTTACTCATCCCTATCGAGCGATTATTAACCATTATTCCGCCATGGCTGATTATTGCGTTAGTGACTGTCTTAGCGTGGTTTGGCGTACGTAAGATTTGGTTTGCACTGGCGTGCGGTGCAGGCTTGTTTTTAATTGGGGCATTTGGATTATGGGGCGCGCTGATTGACACGTTGGCGCTATTAATAGTATCGGTATTGGTCACGGTGGTGATTGGTATTCCTATTGGCATTGCTATGTCGGGTAGTAAGTTGCTCCGCAAGATCGTCACTCCTATACTAGATGTGATGCAGACTATGCCAAGTTTTGTGTATTTAATACCGGTGCTGATGCTGTTTGGTATTGGTAAAGTGCCAGCGCTATTTGCGACGGTTATTTATGCGCTGCCGCCATTGATTCGTCTGACGACTTTGGGTATCACTCAAGTCAACCATGAGATGGTCGAAGCAGGGCGTTCATTTGGCAGTTCACATTTGCAACTGCTTATTTGGATTAAATTGCCGCAAGCGCTACCCAGTATCATGGCAGGTATTAATCAAGCTGTAATGATGTCGCTTGCGATGGTGGTGCTTGCCTCTATGATTGGCGCGCCTGGGCTTGGTGAAGATGTATTACAATCTATTCAAACGCTCAATATCGGTCAGGGATTACAGGCAGGTACCGCTATCGTTATCGTAGCGATTATCATCGACCGTATTACTCAAGCATTTGGGCAAGGCAAGCGCGCGCGGCAAAAAACCATTGACGCAGGCAAACATCCAATTGGATAG
- a CDS encoding lipoyl protein ligase domain-containing protein, translated as MQNASQPLNDTLITKSLSTADYVPTLDAMLSRTLARIALKKEQGLRTPDELWIVDHNDVYTLGQAGKEEHILQRTNTPIIKTDRGGQVTWHGHGQLVIYWLFDLNSLGWSVRNMVSHAEQAIEDLVNDCVKSPSSSDPIHISARARRDAPGVYLYADTSEENNRDTDVEASAADIDIDIDNTIMLGKIASLGFKIKHGFSYHGIAINLNCDLSAFNAINPCGYAGMQMLRLADFVNMDKQTDQALNEKSATDISKSLTYEQVTQKLIDNIAERHAGRIKLRALAPK; from the coding sequence ATGCAAAACGCCAGCCAACCGCTTAATGATACACTTATCACAAAATCGCTCTCAACCGCCGATTATGTTCCTACCCTCGATGCCATGCTATCGCGTACATTAGCGCGTATTGCCCTCAAAAAAGAGCAAGGGCTGCGTACTCCTGATGAGTTATGGATTGTCGATCACAATGACGTCTATACACTTGGACAAGCCGGTAAAGAAGAGCATATCTTACAGCGTACTAACACGCCTATTATTAAGACAGATCGTGGTGGTCAGGTGACATGGCACGGGCACGGTCAGCTGGTTATTTATTGGTTGTTTGACTTAAATAGCTTAGGCTGGAGTGTACGCAATATGGTCTCGCATGCTGAACAAGCCATCGAAGATCTGGTCAATGACTGTGTAAAAAGCCCATCATCATCTGACCCCATTCATATCAGCGCCCGTGCTCGCCGTGATGCACCCGGTGTTTACTTATATGCTGACACCTCTGAAGAAAACAATAGAGATACAGATGTAGAAGCATCTGCTGCTGACATAGATATCGATATCGATAATACAATTATGCTGGGGAAAATTGCTTCGCTCGGCTTCAAAATTAAGCATGGTTTTAGCTACCATGGTATCGCCATTAATTTAAATTGTGATTTATCAGCATTTAATGCCATTAATCCGTGCGGTTACGCTGGGATGCAAATGTTACGGCTGGCCGATTTTGTCAATATGGATAAACAGACGGACCAAGCGCTCAATGAAAAATCCGCGACCGATATTTCCAAATCGCTCACTTATGAGCAAGTCACTCAAAAACTTATAGACAATATCGCTGAGCGTCATGCAGGACGTATCAAATTGCGAGCACTAGCGCCAAAGTAA
- a CDS encoding coniferyl aldehyde dehydrogenase, whose translation MTDNNQNNQAQNNQAENTNDTYNEYDSLSTVKTVADMQAQFSRLKKLSRTQPINDWATRANQLDNLEVMLSDNQALLAKSISADFGYRSESETQFAELFPSFTGISHAKKHGKRWMKAQRVSISALYMPAHNEILPQPLGVVGIMVPWNYPLFLAIGPMIDALTAGNRIMIKMSEAAPQFAQTFADTISRYFSPDMVCVVIGEVEIAEEFSKLPFDHLLYTGSTAVGKKVMAAAAPNLTPVTLELGGKSPVVVLEGANLENAVNRVMMGKTLNAGQTCIAPDYVLIQRQYHEEFIRLAREWMEKHYPNIEDNPDYSRIINGEQFKRVKGYLDSLSGEGVHKLTAADSNVETRLMPPVIVSEPAPDSDVMQNEIFAPILPLMHYDTLDDAIAFINERPRPLALYVFGDNNRDIDKVRTHTVSGGLCINEVVMHVVQHDLPFGGVGDSGTGAYHGKAGFERLSHMKPIFIQSRINGLNILLPPYGGLFKKAMALFLK comes from the coding sequence ATGACAGACAATAATCAGAACAATCAAGCCCAAAACAATCAGGCCGAAAATACGAACGATACTTACAATGAGTATGACTCGCTTAGTACCGTCAAGACAGTGGCTGATATGCAGGCGCAATTTTCACGCTTGAAAAAATTAAGCCGTACTCAACCCATTAATGATTGGGCCACTCGTGCAAATCAACTTGATAATTTAGAGGTGATGCTGAGTGATAATCAAGCATTGCTTGCTAAGTCTATTAGCGCAGACTTTGGCTATCGTAGTGAGTCAGAAACTCAGTTTGCCGAGTTATTCCCTAGCTTTACTGGTATCAGTCATGCTAAAAAACACGGTAAAAGATGGATGAAAGCGCAGCGTGTATCGATTTCAGCGCTTTATATGCCTGCACACAATGAGATCCTGCCACAACCATTGGGCGTGGTTGGTATTATGGTTCCTTGGAACTACCCATTGTTTTTGGCAATAGGACCAATGATTGATGCGCTCACCGCTGGCAACCGCATTATGATTAAAATGAGTGAAGCGGCGCCACAATTTGCGCAAACCTTTGCAGATACTATTTCGCGTTATTTTTCACCCGATATGGTTTGTGTGGTGATTGGTGAGGTTGAGATTGCTGAAGAATTTAGTAAATTGCCTTTTGACCATCTGCTGTATACCGGCTCTACAGCGGTCGGCAAAAAGGTCATGGCGGCTGCGGCTCCTAATTTAACGCCAGTCACGCTTGAGCTGGGTGGTAAGTCTCCTGTGGTAGTTTTAGAAGGTGCAAACTTAGAAAACGCCGTCAACCGTGTGATGATGGGCAAAACCCTGAATGCAGGTCAGACCTGTATTGCGCCTGACTATGTGCTCATCCAGCGTCAATATCATGAAGAGTTTATTCGTCTAGCAAGAGAGTGGATGGAAAAGCACTATCCTAATATAGAAGACAACCCTGACTACTCGCGCATTATCAATGGTGAGCAATTTAAACGGGTTAAAGGATATTTAGACAGTTTGTCAGGTGAGGGTGTTCATAAGCTTACTGCTGCTGACTCTAATGTTGAAACTCGTCTAATGCCGCCGGTAATTGTCAGCGAGCCTGCTCCTGATAGTGACGTGATGCAAAATGAAATCTTTGCACCCATCCTACCGTTAATGCATTACGACACCCTTGATGACGCCATTGCCTTCATCAACGAGCGTCCACGTCCGTTAGCGCTATATGTATTCGGTGATAATAACCGTGACATAGACAAGGTTCGTACCCACACAGTATCGGGCGGTCTCTGTATTAATGAAGTTGTTATGCATGTGGTGCAGCATGACTTACCATTTGGCGGTGTTGGCGACTCAGGTACAGGGGCGTATCATGGTAAAGCGGGCTTTGAGCGTTTAAGCCATATGAAGCCAATCTTTATACAATCCAGAATTAACGGTCTGAATATCTTATTACCGCCGTATGGTGGCTTATTTAAAAAGGCCATGGCGCTGTTCTTGAAATAG
- a CDS encoding inorganic diphosphatase, producing MADFNKILDAGDVDGGIINVVIEIPTGSSHKIEWNRELAVFELDRIDPQIFAKPCNYGFIPQTLDEDGDELDALIITEYPLTTGIFLKAKVIGVMKFVDDGEVDDKIVVVPADDRNNGNAYNSLADLPEQLIKQLEFHFSHYKDLKKAGTTVVESWGDVAEAKEVIKESIQRWKDI from the coding sequence ATGGCAGATTTCAATAAAATTTTAGACGCAGGTGACGTCGACGGTGGCATCATTAACGTGGTAATAGAAATTCCAACAGGTAGCAGCCATAAAATTGAGTGGAATCGCGAATTGGCTGTATTTGAGCTTGATCGTATTGATCCACAAATTTTTGCCAAACCTTGCAACTATGGTTTTATCCCGCAAACGCTTGATGAAGATGGCGATGAGTTGGACGCATTAATCATCACTGAATACCCATTAACGACTGGCATTTTCTTAAAAGCTAAAGTTATCGGTGTTATGAAGTTCGTTGATGATGGCGAAGTGGATGACAAAATTGTCGTCGTACCAGCGGATGACCGCAATAATGGCAATGCTTATAACAGCTTAGCTGATTTGCCTGAACAGCTTATCAAACAATTAGAATTCCATTTCAGCCATTATAAAGACCTTAAAAAAGCCGGTACAACGGTTGTCGAATCTTGGGGTGATGTTGCAGAAGCCAAAGAAGTGATTAAAGAGTCTATTCAGCGCTGGAAAGACATATAA